Proteins encoded by one window of Superficieibacter sp. HKU1:
- a CDS encoding type II toxin-antitoxin system Phd/YefM family antitoxin has product MRTINYSEARQNLAAALETAVTGTPVTITRRGRKPAVIISAEEFERYQTAKLDAEFAAIMMVHGNEIRELADK; this is encoded by the coding sequence ATGCGTACAATTAACTATAGCGAAGCCCGGCAAAATCTTGCGGCCGCCCTTGAAACGGCTGTGACAGGTACGCCAGTGACCATTACACGACGTGGTCGCAAACCCGCCGTCATTATTAGCGCCGAAGAGTTTGAACGCTATCAAACGGCAAAACTTGATGCAGAGTTTGCTGCCATCATGATGGTACATGGAAATGAAATAAGGGAACTTGCGGATAAATGA
- a CDS encoding type II toxin-antitoxin system death-on-curing family toxin encodes MTLQLISAEEIVSFHDKLLSVTPGVPGMPDPGRAEALLYRVLNKYDYEGISGLWNLAAMYLLAISRGHIFNDGNKRTALFIALLFLKRNGVSLPANPAYVELTVDAAAGRLSLEEIAGRLRG; translated from the coding sequence ATGACACTGCAACTTATCTCAGCGGAAGAGATTGTATCGTTTCATGACAAACTGCTGAGCGTGACGCCCGGTGTACCCGGTATGCCCGATCCAGGGCGCGCTGAAGCGTTGCTCTATCGTGTTCTCAATAAATATGATTATGAAGGGATTTCTGGCCTGTGGAATCTGGCGGCCATGTATCTGCTGGCTATTTCACGTGGTCATATATTCAATGATGGTAATAAGCGTACGGCGTTGTTTATTGCGTTGCTTTTTCTGAAGCGTAATGGCGTGTCACTTCCTGCTAATCCGGCTTACGTTGAGTTAACCGTCGACGCTGCTGCGGGGCGTTTATCTCTTGAGGAAATTGCCGGGCGCTTGCGCGGGTAA
- the ugpB gene encoding sn-glycerol-3-phosphate ABC transporter substrate-binding protein UgpB, translated as MTSLRHTALAMALSLAFAGNALAVTTIPFWHSMEGELGKEVDSLAQRFNQANPDYKIVPTYKGNYEQSLSAGIAAFRTGNAPAILQVYEVGTATMMASKAIKPVYEVFKDAGINFDESQFVPTVSGYYTDSKTGHLLSQPFNSSTPVLYYNKDAFKKAGLDPEQPPKTWQDLAEYTAKLKAAGMKCGYASGWQGWIQIENFSAWHGLPVATKNNGFDGTDAVLEFNKPEQVKHIALLEDLNKKGDFSYFGRKDESTEKFYNGDCAITTASSGSLADIRHYAKFNYGVGMMPYDADVKGAPQNAIIGGASLWVMQGKDKDIYTGVAKFLDFLAKPENAAEWHQKTGYLPITKAAYDLTRKQGFYDKNPGADIATRQMLNKPPLPFTKGLRLGNMPQIRTIVDEELESVWTGKKTPQQALDSAVERGNQLLRRFEQSTKS; from the coding sequence ATGACATCGTTAAGACATACAGCACTGGCAATGGCGCTAAGTCTGGCATTTGCTGGCAACGCCCTTGCCGTTACCACCATTCCGTTCTGGCACTCAATGGAAGGGGAACTGGGTAAAGAAGTCGATTCTCTGGCGCAGCGTTTTAACCAGGCCAATCCGGATTACAAGATTGTGCCGACCTACAAAGGCAACTACGAACAGAGCCTGAGCGCGGGGATTGCAGCATTCCGTACCGGCAACGCACCAGCCATTTTACAGGTTTATGAAGTCGGTACAGCGACTATGATGGCGTCGAAGGCCATTAAACCAGTCTATGAAGTGTTTAAAGACGCGGGGATTAATTTCGACGAGTCGCAGTTCGTGCCGACCGTTTCCGGTTACTACACCGATTCTAAAACCGGGCATTTGCTGTCCCAGCCGTTCAACAGTTCCACTCCCGTCCTGTATTACAACAAAGACGCCTTCAAAAAAGCCGGTTTAGATCCGGAGCAGCCGCCGAAAACCTGGCAGGATCTGGCGGAATATACCGCGAAACTGAAAGCGGCAGGAATGAAGTGCGGCTACGCCAGCGGCTGGCAGGGCTGGATCCAGATTGAAAACTTCAGCGCCTGGCACGGTTTGCCGGTGGCGACCAAAAACAACGGTTTCGACGGCACCGATGCAGTACTTGAGTTCAACAAGCCGGAGCAGGTCAAGCATATCGCCTTGCTGGAAGATCTGAATAAGAAGGGTGATTTCAGCTACTTCGGGCGTAAGGACGAATCGACCGAGAAGTTCTATAACGGCGATTGCGCCATTACCACCGCCTCGTCCGGCTCGCTGGCTGATATTCGCCACTATGCCAAATTCAATTACGGCGTGGGCATGATGCCGTATGACGCGGACGTAAAAGGCGCGCCGCAGAACGCCATTATCGGCGGGGCCAGCCTGTGGGTAATGCAGGGTAAAGATAAAGACATCTACACCGGCGTGGCGAAGTTCCTCGATTTCCTCGCGAAGCCGGAAAACGCGGCGGAATGGCATCAGAAAACCGGCTATCTGCCGATTACCAAAGCGGCTTATGACCTGACCCGCAAACAGGGTTTTTATGACAAGAACCCGGGAGCGGATATCGCCACACGGCAGATGCTGAACAAGCCGCCGTTGCCGTTTACCAAAGGGCTGCGTCTGGGCAATATGCCGCAGATCCGCACCATTGTGGATGAAGAACTGGAGAGCGTGTGGACCGGCAAGAAAACCCCACAGCAGGCGCTGGATTCAGCGGTAGAGCGGGGTAATCAACTGCTGCGTCGCTTTGAGCAGTCGACGAAATCGTAA
- the ugpA gene encoding sn-glycerol-3-phosphate ABC transporter permease UgpA yields MSSSRPVFRSRWLPYVLVAPQLIITIIFFIWPAGEALWYSLQSVDPFGFSSQFVGLANFVSLFHDSYYLDSFWTTIKFSALVTFSGLIVSLFFAALVDYVVKGSRFYQTLMLLPYAVAPAVAAVLWIFLFNPGRGLITHALASLGYDWNHAQNSGQAMFLVVFASVWKQISYNFLFFFAALQSIPRSLVEAAAIDGAGPVRRFFKLSLPLIAPVSFFLLVVNLVYAFFDTFPVIDAATAGGPVQATTTLIYKIYREGFAGLDLSASAAQSVVLMFLVIILTVIQFRYVESKVRYQ; encoded by the coding sequence ATGTCATCATCCCGTCCGGTGTTCCGCTCCCGCTGGCTACCCTATGTGCTGGTTGCGCCGCAGCTGATCATCACCATCATTTTCTTTATCTGGCCTGCGGGCGAAGCACTGTGGTACTCGCTGCAAAGTGTCGACCCTTTCGGCTTCTCCAGCCAGTTTGTCGGGCTGGCGAACTTTGTTTCCCTGTTCCACGACAGCTATTACCTTGACTCCTTCTGGACGACGATAAAATTCAGCGCCCTGGTCACTTTCAGCGGCCTGATCGTCTCCCTGTTTTTTGCCGCGCTGGTGGATTACGTCGTCAAAGGCAGCCGCTTCTACCAGACGCTAATGCTGTTGCCTTACGCCGTCGCGCCTGCGGTCGCTGCCGTCTTGTGGATCTTTTTATTCAACCCCGGACGCGGGCTAATCACCCATGCACTGGCATCGCTCGGCTATGACTGGAACCACGCACAAAACAGCGGCCAGGCGATGTTCCTCGTCGTTTTCGCTTCCGTATGGAAGCAGATCAGCTACAACTTCCTGTTTTTCTTCGCCGCGCTGCAATCCATCCCCCGCTCGCTGGTGGAAGCCGCCGCGATTGACGGCGCGGGGCCGGTGCGCCGCTTCTTTAAACTGTCGCTGCCGCTGATTGCGCCGGTGAGCTTCTTCCTGCTGGTGGTCAATCTGGTATATGCCTTCTTCGACACCTTCCCGGTGATCGACGCCGCTACTGCAGGCGGGCCGGTGCAGGCGACGACAACGTTAATCTACAAAATTTATCGCGAAGGCTTTGCCGGACTGGATCTCTCCGCCTCCGCCGCTCAGTCGGTAGTGCTGATGTTCCTCGTTATCATCCTGACGGTGATCCAGTTCCGCTACGTTGAAAGTAAGGTGCGCTACCAATGA
- the ugpE gene encoding sn-glycerol-3-phosphate ABC transporter permease UgpE: MIENRRGLTIFSHTILILGIVAILFPLYVAFVAATLDNQAVFDTPMTLIPGTHLLENMKTIWVNGVGVNSAPFWRMMLNSFIMAFSITVGKIAVSMLSAFAIVWFRFPLRNLFFWMIFITLMLPVEVRIFPTVEVIANLKMLDSYAGLTLPLMASATATFLFRQFFMTLPDELMEAARIDGASPIRFFCDIVLPLSRTNLAALFVITFIYGWNQYLWPLLIISDVNLGTAVAGIKGMIATGEGTTQWNQVMAAMLLTLIPPVIIVLAMQRAFVRGLVDSEK; encoded by the coding sequence ATGATTGAGAATCGTCGCGGGCTGACGATATTCAGCCATACCATACTGATCCTGGGGATCGTGGCGATCCTGTTTCCGCTGTACGTCGCCTTTGTCGCGGCGACGCTGGACAATCAGGCGGTGTTTGACACGCCGATGACGCTGATCCCCGGCACGCACCTGCTGGAAAACATGAAAACCATCTGGGTCAACGGCGTGGGTGTCAACAGCGCGCCGTTCTGGCGGATGATGCTTAACAGTTTCATCATGGCGTTCAGTATCACGGTGGGCAAAATCGCCGTCTCAATGCTCTCAGCGTTCGCCATCGTCTGGTTCCGTTTTCCGCTACGTAACCTGTTCTTCTGGATGATTTTTATCACCCTGATGCTGCCGGTAGAGGTGCGTATTTTCCCGACGGTGGAAGTGATCGCCAATCTGAAAATGCTCGACAGCTATGCGGGCCTGACGCTGCCGCTGATGGCCTCAGCCACCGCGACGTTTCTGTTTCGCCAGTTCTTTATGACCCTGCCGGACGAGCTGATGGAAGCGGCGCGTATCGACGGCGCGTCGCCGATACGCTTCTTTTGCGACATTGTACTCCCGCTCTCGCGTACCAACCTGGCGGCGCTGTTTGTGATCACTTTTATCTACGGCTGGAATCAGTATCTGTGGCCGTTGTTGATTATCAGCGACGTTAACCTGGGCACCGCCGTAGCGGGAATCAAAGGCATGATTGCCACCGGGGAAGGAACGACGCAGTGGAATCAGGTCATGGCGGCGATGCTGCTGACGCTGATCCCGCCGGTCATTATTGTGTTAGCCATGCAGCGCGCGTTTGTGCGTGGCCTCGTCGACAGTGAGAAATAA
- a CDS encoding sn-glycerol-3-phosphate import ATP-binding protein UgpC, translating into MAGLKLQAVTKSWDGGKTQVIQPLTVDVADGEFIVMVGPSGCGKSTLLRMVAGLERVTSGDIWIDRQRVTETEPKDRGIAMVFQNYALYPHMSVEENMAWGLKIRGMGKGHIAGRVNEAARILELDGLLKRRPRELSGGQRQRVAMGRAIVRDPAVFLFDEPLSNLDAKLRVQMRLELQHLHQRLKTTSLYVTHDQVEAMTLAQRVMVMNKGVVEQIGTPVEVYEKPASRFVASFIGSPAMNLLEGRISTSGSHFELESGMALPINWYYRGYAGRKMTLGIRPEHIALSSQAEGGVPLVMDTLEMLGADNLAHGRWGEQKLVVRLAHKERPAAGSTLWLHIAEAHLHLFDGETGQRV; encoded by the coding sequence ATGGCAGGTTTAAAATTACAGGCAGTGACCAAAAGCTGGGACGGTGGAAAAACGCAGGTCATTCAGCCGCTAACCGTAGATGTGGCAGACGGCGAGTTTATCGTGATGGTCGGCCCGTCCGGCTGTGGGAAATCGACGCTGCTGCGGATGGTCGCCGGGCTGGAGCGCGTGACCAGCGGCGATATCTGGATCGACAGGCAGCGGGTGACGGAAACTGAGCCGAAAGATCGCGGTATCGCGATGGTCTTTCAGAACTACGCGCTGTATCCGCATATGAGCGTGGAAGAGAACATGGCCTGGGGCCTGAAAATTCGCGGTATGGGGAAAGGACATATTGCCGGGCGGGTGAATGAGGCGGCGCGGATTCTGGAGCTGGACGGCCTGCTGAAACGGCGGCCACGCGAGCTTTCAGGCGGTCAGCGTCAGCGCGTGGCGATGGGGCGGGCCATCGTGCGCGATCCGGCGGTATTCCTGTTTGACGAGCCGCTCTCAAACCTTGACGCCAAACTGCGTGTCCAGATGCGTCTTGAGCTGCAACATTTACATCAGCGCCTGAAAACCACCTCGCTGTACGTCACGCACGATCAGGTGGAGGCGATGACCCTCGCCCAGCGGGTCATGGTGATGAATAAAGGCGTGGTAGAACAAATCGGTACGCCGGTTGAGGTGTATGAAAAACCCGCCAGTCGCTTTGTGGCGAGCTTTATCGGCAGCCCGGCGATGAATCTGCTGGAGGGGCGCATCAGCACCTCCGGCAGCCATTTTGAACTGGAAAGCGGAATGGCGCTGCCGATCAACTGGTATTATCGCGGCTATGCCGGGCGTAAAATGACGCTGGGTATTCGTCCCGAGCATATTGCGTTAAGCTCGCAGGCGGAAGGCGGCGTACCGCTGGTGATGGACACCCTGGAGATGCTGGGCGCAGATAACCTGGCACACGGGCGCTGGGGCGAGCAAAAGCTGGTTGTGCGGCTGGCGCATAAAGAGCGCCCGGCGGCGGGAAGCACGCTGTGGCTGCATATAGCAGAAGCGCATTTGCATCTTTTTGATGGTGAAACAGGACAACGCGTATGA
- the ugpQ gene encoding glycerophosphodiester phosphodiesterase, producing the protein MSNWPYPHIVAHRGGGKLAPENTLAAIDVGAQLGHTMIEFDVKLSRDGQIFLLHDDNLERTSNGWGVAGHLTWNELLNVDAGSWFSGEFKGEPLPLLSQVAERCHEHGMMANIEIKPTTGSGTQTGKVVALAARELWQGMTAPLLSSFEIAALEAAQEAAPEIPRGLLLDEWREDWRELTSRLGCVSIHLNHKLLDEERVDALRDAGLRILVYTVNQPQRAAQLLRWGVDCICTDRIDLIGPDFQPD; encoded by the coding sequence ATGAGTAACTGGCCTTACCCTCATATTGTCGCCCATCGCGGCGGTGGCAAACTGGCTCCGGAAAATACTCTTGCTGCCATTGATGTTGGCGCACAACTGGGGCATACGATGATCGAGTTTGACGTCAAGCTGTCGCGCGACGGGCAGATTTTTTTGCTGCACGATGACAATCTCGAACGCACCAGTAATGGCTGGGGCGTGGCAGGGCATTTAACATGGAATGAACTGCTCAACGTTGATGCCGGAAGCTGGTTTAGCGGCGAGTTTAAAGGTGAACCGCTGCCGTTGCTGTCGCAGGTGGCGGAACGCTGTCATGAGCACGGCATGATGGCCAATATCGAAATTAAACCCACCACCGGTAGCGGAACGCAAACTGGTAAGGTCGTGGCGCTTGCCGCGCGCGAACTGTGGCAGGGCATGACCGCGCCGCTGCTTTCCTCTTTTGAGATTGCTGCGCTGGAAGCGGCACAGGAAGCTGCTCCGGAGATACCTCGCGGGCTGCTGCTGGATGAATGGCGTGAGGACTGGCGGGAGTTAACTTCGCGGCTGGGCTGCGTCTCGATTCATCTTAATCATAAGTTGCTGGATGAAGAACGGGTAGACGCGTTACGCGACGCCGGTTTACGCATCCTTGTCTATACGGTTAACCAGCCCCAGCGCGCGGCACAATTGCTGCGCTGGGGCGTGGACTGCATTTGTACCGATCGTATTGACCTGATCGGGCCAGATTTCCAGCCGGACTAA
- a CDS encoding DUF2756 family protein, protein MKRLLLLSLFVPAVVLAQPLNTMNNPNQPGYQIPSQQRMQTQMQNQQIQQKGMLNQQLQTQTRMQQQHLQTQMDNNSERMIQNQPREQVLPNTNGGMLSSGQQHMLTEKKNGDMLNNTVTPSPAVR, encoded by the coding sequence ATGAAACGACTTTTACTTCTGTCGCTTTTTGTACCCGCTGTCGTTCTCGCGCAGCCACTGAACACCATGAACAACCCGAATCAGCCTGGCTACCAGATCCCCAGCCAGCAACGGATGCAAACGCAGATGCAGAATCAGCAAATCCAACAGAAAGGAATGCTGAATCAGCAGCTCCAGACGCAAACGCGGATGCAGCAGCAGCATTTGCAGACCCAAATGGATAATAATTCAGAGCGCATGATACAGAATCAGCCGCGTGAGCAGGTACTGCCGAATACCAACGGTGGCATGTTGAGTAGCGGCCAGCAACATATGCTGACCGAGAAAAAGAACGGCGACATGCTGAATAACACCGTTACGCCGTCCCCTGCGGTGCGTTAG
- the ggt gene encoding gamma-glutamyltransferase encodes MMKPTFLRWVAVAALMAGGCFGVAAAPPVSYGVEADVFHPVVAKQGMVASVDEMATQVGVDILKEGGNAVDAAVAVGYALAVTHPQAGNLGGGGFMLLRTKDGNTTAIDFREMAPAGATRDMFLDDQGNPDSKKSLTSHLASGTPGTVAGFSLALEKYGTLPLNKVIRPAIKLAKEGFVVNDALADDLKTYGSEVLPNYENSKAIFWKDGEPLKKGDKLVQANLAHSLEMIAENGPSEFYKGTIADQIAQEMSKNGGLITKEDLAAYRAVERTPISGDYRGYQVFSMPPPSSGGIHIVQILNILENFDLTKYGFGSADAMQVMAEAEKYAYADRSEYLGDPDFVKVPWQALTNKDYAKSIAQQIDVNKAKPSSEIRPGKLAPYESNQTTHFSVVDKDGNAVAVTYTLNTIFGTGIVAGNSGILLNNEMDDFSAKPGVPNVYGLVGGDANAVGPKKRPLSSMSPTIVVKDGKTWLVTGSPGGSRIITTVLQMVVNSIDFGMNVAEATNAPRFHHQWLPDELRVEKGFSPDTLKLLGQKGQKVAVKESMGSTQSIMIGPDGTLYGASDPRSVDDLTAGY; translated from the coding sequence ATGATGAAACCGACGTTTTTGCGCTGGGTGGCGGTTGCTGCCCTGATGGCGGGAGGCTGCTTTGGCGTGGCGGCGGCACCGCCAGTCTCTTACGGCGTTGAGGCCGATGTCTTTCATCCGGTGGTGGCGAAGCAGGGTATGGTCGCCTCGGTGGATGAAATGGCGACGCAGGTAGGCGTTGATATTCTGAAGGAGGGCGGTAATGCGGTAGATGCCGCCGTGGCAGTCGGCTATGCGCTGGCGGTGACGCATCCGCAGGCGGGCAACCTCGGCGGCGGTGGCTTTATGCTCCTGCGTACCAAAGATGGCAACACGACCGCGATTGATTTCCGTGAGATGGCCCCGGCCGGTGCCACCCGGGATATGTTCCTTGACGATCAGGGTAACCCGGACAGTAAAAAATCACTGACCTCACACTTAGCCTCGGGTACGCCGGGCACGGTTGCCGGATTCTCGCTGGCGCTGGAGAAATACGGTACGCTGCCGTTGAACAAAGTAATACGTCCGGCCATTAAGCTGGCGAAAGAAGGGTTTGTCGTCAACGATGCGCTGGCGGACGATCTGAAAACCTATGGCAGCGAAGTGCTACCTAATTATGAGAACAGCAAGGCAATCTTCTGGAAAGACGGTGAACCGCTGAAAAAAGGCGATAAGCTGGTCCAGGCGAACCTCGCCCACAGTCTGGAGATGATTGCCGAAAACGGTCCATCGGAATTTTATAAGGGGACGATTGCCGACCAAATCGCGCAGGAAATGAGTAAGAACGGCGGTCTTATTACTAAAGAAGATTTAGCCGCCTATCGCGCTGTGGAGCGCACCCCCATCAGCGGTGACTATCGTGGCTATCAGGTATTTTCGATGCCGCCACCCTCTTCGGGCGGGATCCACATCGTGCAGATCCTCAATATCCTGGAAAACTTCGACCTGACGAAGTACGGTTTCGGCAGCGCGGATGCCATGCAAGTGATGGCGGAAGCGGAGAAATACGCCTATGCCGACCGTTCGGAATATCTGGGCGATCCGGATTTTGTAAAAGTGCCGTGGCAGGCGTTGACCAATAAAGACTATGCCAAATCCATTGCTCAACAGATCGACGTTAATAAAGCTAAGCCCTCCAGTGAAATTCGCCCGGGGAAGCTTGCGCCGTATGAAAGTAATCAGACCACCCATTTCTCGGTGGTGGACAAAGACGGCAATGCCGTCGCGGTGACCTATACCCTGAATACTATTTTCGGCACCGGGATCGTCGCAGGCAATAGCGGTATTCTGCTGAATAACGAAATGGACGATTTCTCTGCCAAACCCGGCGTGCCCAACGTCTATGGTCTGGTCGGCGGCGATGCCAACGCGGTAGGGCCGAAAAAACGCCCGCTGTCATCCATGTCACCGACCATCGTTGTTAAAGATGGCAAAACCTGGCTGGTCACTGGTAGCCCCGGAGGCAGCCGGATTATCACTACCGTGCTGCAAATGGTGGTTAACAGCATTGATTTCGGGATGAACGTCGCCGAAGCAACAAATGCGCCGCGCTTCCATCACCAGTGGCTGCCGGATGAGCTGCGGGTAGAAAAAGGCTTTAGCCCGGATACGCTGAAACTGCTGGGGCAAAAAGGGCAGAAAGTGGCGGTGAAGGAATCGATGGGCAGCACGCAAAGCATTATGATTGGGCCGGACGGCACGCTGTATGGCGCATCCGATCCGCGGTCGGTAGATGATTTAACGGCAGGATATTAA
- the yhhY gene encoding N-acetyltransferase produces the protein MSDIVIRHIETRDAEALRQINAHPEVYPDLLQLPYPSVELWQERLKPQPGLRHLVACIDEQVVGHLALRVEQNARRGHVASFGISTAPDFRQRGVGSALMREMVNLCDNWLRIERIELTVFVGNPAAVALYQKFGFDIEGTGKNYALRNGKYVDAYFMARLK, from the coding sequence ATGAGCGATATTGTGATACGCCACATCGAAACGCGCGACGCAGAAGCATTACGTCAAATCAATGCGCATCCTGAGGTGTATCCTGATCTGCTCCAGCTTCCCTATCCTTCCGTCGAGCTATGGCAAGAGCGGCTAAAACCCCAGCCGGGTCTTCGTCATCTGGTAGCCTGTATTGATGAGCAGGTTGTCGGACATCTGGCACTGCGCGTTGAACAAAACGCGCGTCGCGGTCACGTTGCCAGTTTTGGTATCAGTACTGCACCTGATTTTCGCCAGCGCGGCGTAGGATCGGCTCTGATGCGCGAAATGGTGAATCTCTGCGATAACTGGCTACGTATTGAGCGGATCGAATTAACGGTCTTTGTCGGGAATCCGGCTGCGGTGGCACTGTATCAGAAGTTCGGTTTTGACATTGAAGGCACCGGCAAGAATTACGCGCTGCGTAATGGAAAATATGTGGATGCCTATTTTATGGCGCGGTTGAAATAA
- a CDS encoding MFS transporter, which translates to MYYLKNTNFWMFGLFFFFYFFIMGAYFPFFPIWLHDINHISKSDTGIIFACISFFSLLFQPIFGLLSDKLGLRKHLLWIITGMLVMFAPFFIYVFGPLLQTNILLGSIVGGIYLGFIYNGGAPAIEAYIEKVSRRSQFEFGRARLFGCIGWALCASIVGIMFTINNQFVFWLGSGCAVILAILLFIARPQAQPSAQVADSLGANHSPFSFRLALELVKNPKLWFLSLYVVGVSCTYDVFDQQFANFFTSFFTTHDQGTRVFGYVTTMGELLNACIMFFAPLIVNRIGGKNALLLAGAIMSVRIIGSSFASSPLEVIILKTLHMFEIPFLIVGCFKYITSQFEVRFSATIYLVCFCFFKQLAMIFMSVFAGYMYDKVGFHGAYLVLGLVALAFTVLSIFTLSGMGPLAAIRSFGKRETLA; encoded by the coding sequence ATGTACTACTTAAAAAACACCAATTTCTGGATGTTCGGGCTGTTCTTTTTCTTTTACTTTTTTATCATGGGAGCGTATTTCCCTTTTTTCCCTATCTGGTTGCATGATATCAACCACATCAGCAAGAGCGACACGGGGATTATTTTTGCCTGTATCTCCTTTTTCTCTTTGCTATTTCAACCGATTTTTGGCCTGCTGTCCGACAAACTGGGATTGAGGAAACATCTGCTGTGGATCATTACCGGTATGCTGGTGATGTTCGCCCCCTTCTTTATTTATGTATTTGGTCCGCTACTACAAACCAATATTCTGCTGGGATCGATTGTCGGCGGGATCTATCTGGGATTCATCTACAACGGCGGCGCGCCGGCGATTGAAGCCTACATCGAGAAAGTGAGTCGCCGCAGTCAGTTTGAATTTGGACGGGCGCGGTTATTCGGCTGCATCGGCTGGGCACTGTGCGCTTCTATTGTCGGCATTATGTTCACCATCAACAACCAGTTTGTCTTCTGGCTTGGCTCCGGCTGCGCGGTGATCCTTGCGATCCTGCTGTTTATTGCCAGGCCGCAAGCGCAGCCTTCAGCGCAGGTCGCTGATTCGCTGGGCGCAAACCATTCACCGTTCAGCTTCCGCCTGGCGCTGGAACTGGTTAAAAACCCGAAGCTCTGGTTCCTGTCGTTGTACGTGGTCGGCGTCTCCTGTACCTATGACGTTTTCGACCAGCAATTCGCCAACTTCTTTACCTCGTTCTTTACGACGCACGACCAGGGAACCCGTGTCTTTGGCTACGTCACCACCATGGGCGAACTGCTCAACGCCTGCATCATGTTTTTTGCGCCGCTGATTGTGAACCGCATCGGCGGGAAAAACGCGCTGCTGCTGGCAGGTGCGATCATGTCAGTGCGCATTATCGGTTCGTCGTTTGCCTCTTCACCGCTGGAAGTGATTATCCTGAAAACGCTGCATATGTTCGAGATCCCCTTTCTGATCGTCGGCTGCTTTAAATACATCACCAGTCAGTTTGAAGTGCGTTTTTCGGCGACGATTTACCTGGTCTGCTTCTGTTTCTTCAAACAACTGGCCATGATATTTATGTCGGTGTTTGCAGGATACATGTATGACAAGGTGGGCTTCCATGGCGCGTATCTGGTGCTGGGTTTGGTGGCGCTGGCCTTCACCGTGCTATCCATCTTTACGCTAAGCGGCATGGGCCCGCTGGCGGCAATCCGCTCCTTTGGTAAGCGGGAAACGCTGGCCTGA